The following proteins come from a genomic window of Nostoc sp. TCL26-01:
- a CDS encoding sucrase ferredoxin translates to MTTQKSSTNHQFCSVISKANGEDPIGSASTTHAWLVMEAALPWTEEHLHSDPILNEIHELFHKLDDRPASVMPIAIAPDKEYSVPGHIRVLYYQRPEDHFAQFSKQEFLIPESLISQFATAFTQAPQDLNQFAAYLQPDNHIRDLLVCTHGDVDVACSRFGYPIYQKLRQDDAATSTGKLRVWRCSHIGAHQFAPTLFDLPTGQFWGHLEPSILSVLVRRDNPVEHLRQFYRGWSGMTKFAQIVEREIWLQQGWDWLNYKKSGEVIAQDPIHDEWNADWAEVRIDFTSPDNSTQGSYFARVEAYAQVMTLFNSGHEQPLEAVKQYRVNQLTKTII, encoded by the coding sequence ATGACCACTCAAAAATCCTCAACCAATCATCAGTTTTGCTCGGTTATATCCAAAGCCAACGGGGAAGATCCCATTGGTTCAGCCAGCACAACTCATGCTTGGCTAGTTATGGAAGCTGCCCTACCTTGGACAGAAGAACACTTGCACAGCGATCCCATTCTCAACGAGATTCACGAATTATTCCATAAATTAGACGATCGCCCAGCATCAGTTATGCCCATTGCGATCGCACCTGACAAAGAGTACTCTGTACCAGGACATATCCGTGTCCTCTACTACCAACGCCCGGAAGATCACTTTGCTCAGTTTAGCAAGCAAGAATTTCTCATTCCAGAAAGCCTGATTAGTCAGTTTGCGACAGCCTTCACCCAAGCACCCCAAGACCTCAATCAATTTGCCGCATATTTACAACCAGACAATCACATCCGTGATTTACTGGTTTGTACCCACGGTGATGTAGATGTTGCTTGCTCTCGATTTGGTTATCCCATCTATCAAAAGTTACGCCAAGATGACGCAGCTACATCTACTGGCAAGTTGCGAGTCTGGCGCTGTTCTCACATTGGCGCGCATCAGTTTGCCCCTACCCTCTTTGACTTACCAACAGGTCAATTTTGGGGACACCTGGAACCAAGTATATTGAGTGTCTTAGTTAGGCGCGACAACCCAGTAGAACATCTGCGTCAATTTTACCGGGGCTGGTCAGGAATGACAAAATTTGCACAAATCGTGGAACGAGAAATTTGGTTACAACAAGGCTGGGACTGGCTCAACTACAAAAAATCCGGTGAAGTAATAGCCCAAGATCCCATCCATGATGAGTGGAATGCCGATTGGGCTGAAGTTCGCATTGATTTTACATCCCCAGACAACAGCACACAAGGCAGTTATTTCGCCAGAGTGGAAGCCTATGCCCAGGTAATGACACTTTTCAATTCTGGTCATGAACAACCCCTGGAAGCTGTAAAACAGTATCGCGTCAACCAATTAACAAAAACTATTATCTAG
- a CDS encoding caspase family protein translates to MPRAVATSSLNQTKKTITPKLWLLLVGVNQYQDQQLASLRYSAVDCQVLAEALAGATQEQFLQKEINIYHDFAGELPILTNIRHSLQQISQTAQPTDTILFYFSGHGMLQANTQQAYLCLADTQKDNLENTGLAVKELLELLSNSGVQNQLVWLDACHSGGMTLRGLNPTPQLVQVLQQRAAKSKGFYALLSCDTNQLSWEFPELGHGVFTYYLMRGLRGDAADHQGMISADSLYRYVYHQTLQYIDKTNQQLRLINQQKRGKGDTELYSEYPLQTPKRIVEGIGELILGTIPAIAQSLPPRKAVVIDGIIGSQTALDFSKLLAGAGAFELEYLPRSTTTTAQDIKETIQECLRSSHQPQPYQTEASITALLYLRGRLEETPTGEATLVLLDDICLSRSWLRQQLQRSGVTQQIIILDCPVGTDNVSVQEWVEDLQLSSDTGQCIIAAACPKSHSELFAQALITTLKATSTPDGLSVAAWITQLQIHFATQTPITPYPPLQIWLSGTQGVMEIIPATTSTRNQQKSVALDLKICPYRGLKAFSEEDTQYFYGRESLTQQLISHLAHKSFLAVVGASGSGKSSVVQAGLIAQLRTGKQLPSSDSWLIKSIRPGARPLEALARKLGGEAREQGSRGAGEQGSNNYLSTSPHLHLEAMLYQGVEGFVYWLRSRPEPMVVLVVDQFEELFTLAPIEDRQRFLELVLGALEYAADKFKLVVTLRADFIAPCLEVPALASLLQHSSVLVPPNLSDDDYRRVIVNPAEQVGLKVEPGLVEILLQELNHSAGDLPLLEFVLEQLWEYRRAGELTLTAYQQQIGGIKGALERKAQEVYESLDKQAQECARWIFLSLTQLGEGTEDTRRRVFKSELVVQKYPDELVEKTLLALTTAKLVVVNLEETGDWGLGTGDWGLGTGDRGQRTGDRGLGIGKNDSALSTQHSPLSTQHGLNAPLPLTARAKRPASANSTQHSALSTLSVTIEVAHEILIRHWSTLRWWLEENRSRLRSQRQIEQAAALWKHHDEQGDFLLQGVRLGEAEEIYVKYTDELSSDVQNFIAACLAARQQQQLEQKQRLRQAQRAVVIMSVLGIAASGFGGLAYLQKRSAQLREISALNASSEAFLLSNQQLESVIASVKARRELKQIVLPPQDIQTTTAATFQQAIANTQEINRLQGHTQQVNAVSFSPDGKILASASDDNTIKIWNLNGQLIETITGNKQRITAINFSPNGKYLAAASADNSIKIYSLNKLSLDKTTHQINLIKTIIGHTDIVTSVAFSPDIQIIVSSSLDKTIKLWRIDGSLINSVNAHNGWVNTVVFSPNGKIIASGGEDNLVKLWQTADGKLIKTLTAHQGQITRVKFSPDGKIIASASGDKTIKLWNIDGKLLQSIDAHNGQVNSINFNGNGKILASAGADNTIKLWLLDGKLLTTIKGHNEQIRDISFSPDNKVMASASSDKTIRLWQVNNLSTLQNNVNTVSWSNNNQNFLSGSWDGSVTIWQKATNISASPLIKFTAHQDIIEAVSFSPDHKILATASADKTIKIWNSQTQQLMQTLTGHQDRVTSISFSPDNQIIASGSVDKTIKIWRVADGKLIRTLTGHRDEVTSVSFSSDGKFLASGSADDTVKIWQVDGKLVNNLTGHGLAIASVKFSPDSKTLATASWDNTIKLWQVPDGKLINNLNGHTDGVTSLSFSPDGQILASGSADNTIKLWNTQDATLLKTLLGHPGKVNSLSFSPDGKVLLSGGEDAGVRLWNLDLDNLMQQGCDRITNYLQHNGNVSVGDRSICQK, encoded by the coding sequence ATGCCACGCGCAGTTGCTACTAGTAGTTTAAATCAAACTAAAAAAACAATCACACCTAAACTGTGGTTGTTACTGGTGGGAGTTAACCAATACCAGGATCAACAACTTGCTAGTTTGCGTTACTCGGCGGTTGATTGTCAGGTATTAGCAGAGGCTTTAGCGGGGGCTACCCAAGAGCAATTTTTGCAAAAAGAAATCAATATTTATCATGATTTTGCTGGGGAATTACCAATATTAACTAATATTCGCCATAGTTTACAGCAAATATCTCAGACTGCTCAACCTACCGATACAATTCTATTTTATTTTTCTGGTCATGGAATGTTGCAAGCAAATACGCAACAAGCATATTTATGTTTAGCGGATACCCAAAAAGATAATTTAGAAAATACAGGTTTAGCTGTTAAAGAATTATTAGAGTTATTAAGTAATAGTGGTGTGCAAAATCAGTTGGTTTGGCTCGATGCTTGTCATAGTGGGGGAATGACACTGCGCGGGTTGAATCCTACACCGCAATTGGTGCAAGTTTTACAACAACGGGCTGCTAAAAGTAAGGGTTTTTACGCTTTACTTTCTTGTGATACAAACCAATTATCATGGGAATTTCCCGAACTGGGACATGGGGTATTTACATATTATTTAATGCGGGGCTTACGTGGAGATGCGGCTGATCATCAAGGGATGATTTCGGCTGATAGTTTATACCGTTATGTTTATCACCAAACACTACAATATATAGATAAGACTAATCAACAACTAAGATTAATTAACCAGCAAAAACGGGGTAAAGGTGATACCGAACTGTATAGTGAATATCCTTTGCAAACCCCCAAACGGATAGTCGAAGGCATTGGGGAACTAATTCTTGGTACAATACCAGCGATCGCTCAATCTCTCCCACCGAGAAAAGCAGTAGTTATTGATGGGATTATTGGCTCGCAGACAGCACTAGATTTTAGTAAACTCTTAGCTGGGGCTGGTGCTTTTGAGTTAGAATATTTGCCTCGTTCGACAACTACAACTGCTCAAGACATCAAAGAAACCATTCAAGAATGTTTACGTTCTAGCCATCAACCACAGCCCTATCAAACTGAAGCATCAATAACAGCTTTATTATATTTGCGTGGACGACTAGAAGAAACCCCCACAGGCGAAGCAACACTAGTTTTATTAGATGATATCTGCCTAAGTCGTTCCTGGTTGCGACAACAGCTACAGCGTTCTGGTGTCACTCAACAAATCATCATCTTAGATTGTCCAGTGGGAACAGACAATGTATCTGTGCAAGAATGGGTAGAAGACTTGCAACTCAGCTCAGACACAGGACAGTGTATCATTGCCGCCGCTTGTCCCAAAAGCCACTCAGAACTCTTTGCTCAAGCCCTCATCACCACCTTAAAAGCAACGTCCACACCTGATGGCTTATCAGTCGCCGCTTGGATAACCCAATTACAAATTCATTTTGCCACCCAGACACCAATTACCCCATATCCACCCCTACAAATTTGGCTCTCTGGTACACAAGGCGTAATGGAAATCATCCCCGCCACCACCAGCACACGCAACCAGCAAAAATCAGTAGCCTTAGATTTAAAAATCTGCCCCTATCGCGGTTTAAAAGCCTTTAGTGAAGAAGATACCCAATATTTCTATGGTAGAGAATCTCTAACTCAGCAGTTAATTTCCCACCTCGCCCACAAATCATTCTTAGCCGTAGTCGGTGCATCTGGTAGCGGGAAATCTTCTGTAGTCCAAGCCGGCTTAATTGCTCAACTCCGCACCGGTAAACAATTACCCAGTAGCGACTCTTGGCTAATTAAAAGTATCCGCCCCGGCGCACGTCCTTTAGAAGCTTTGGCGCGGAAGTTGGGAGGAGAGGCGAGGGAGCAGGGGAGCAGGGGAGCAGGGGAGCAGGGGAGCAATAATTACTTGTCCACATCCCCCCATCTCCACCTAGAAGCGATGCTCTACCAGGGAGTAGAAGGCTTTGTCTACTGGCTGCGTAGCCGACCGGAACCGATGGTAGTATTGGTGGTAGATCAGTTTGAAGAATTGTTTACTCTTGCACCCATTGAAGATAGACAGCGATTTTTAGAACTGGTGTTGGGGGCGCTAGAATATGCTGCTGATAAGTTTAAATTGGTGGTGACTTTACGTGCAGACTTCATCGCTCCTTGTCTAGAAGTTCCCGCACTGGCTAGTTTATTGCAACATTCTAGCGTTTTGGTTCCACCCAATTTGAGTGATGATGACTATCGCCGTGTCATCGTCAACCCAGCCGAACAAGTGGGTTTAAAAGTTGAGCCAGGTTTAGTGGAAATTTTATTACAAGAGTTAAACCACTCGGCGGGAGATTTACCCCTGTTGGAATTTGTTCTAGAACAATTATGGGAATATCGCCGAGCAGGTGAGTTAACTTTAACAGCCTATCAACAGCAAATTGGTGGAATTAAAGGAGCATTAGAACGGAAAGCCCAAGAAGTTTACGAAAGCTTAGACAAACAAGCTCAAGAATGCGCTCGCTGGATTTTTCTCTCCCTGACGCAGTTAGGTGAAGGAACAGAAGACACCAGACGGCGAGTCTTCAAATCTGAGTTAGTGGTGCAGAAATATCCCGATGAATTGGTGGAAAAAACCCTCTTAGCGCTGACGACGGCTAAGTTAGTTGTGGTGAATTTAGAGGAGACGGGGGACTGGGGACTGGGGACTGGGGACTGGGGACTGGGGACAGGGGACAGGGGACAGAGGACTGGGGACAGGGGACTGGGGATAGGGAAAAATGACTCAGCACTCAGTACTCAGCACTCCCCACTCAGCACTCAGCACGGGCTAAACGCCCCGCTTCCGCTAACAGCACGGGCTAAACGCCCCGCTTCCGCTAACAGCACTCAGCACTCAGCACTCAGCACTCTCTCAGTAACTATAGAAGTAGCTCACGAAATCCTGATCCGCCATTGGTCAACGTTACGCTGGTGGTTAGAAGAAAATCGTAGTCGATTGCGATCGCAACGTCAAATTGAACAAGCAGCAGCGCTATGGAAACATCATGACGAGCAAGGAGATTTTTTATTACAAGGTGTGCGTTTAGGGGAAGCTGAAGAAATTTATGTCAAATACACTGATGAATTATCTTCAGATGTTCAAAATTTTATCGCTGCTTGTTTAGCCGCTAGACAACAACAGCAACTGGAACAAAAACAGCGCCTCCGTCAAGCTCAAAGGGCTGTAGTTATTATGAGTGTTTTAGGAATTGCGGCTAGTGGTTTTGGTGGTTTAGCTTATTTGCAAAAACGCTCTGCTCAGTTGCGCGAAATTTCCGCGTTAAATGCTTCTTCTGAGGCTTTTCTCTTATCTAATCAACAGTTGGAATCAGTGATTGCTAGTGTGAAAGCTAGACGAGAACTCAAACAAATTGTTTTACCACCACAAGATATACAAACCACAACGGCAGCAACTTTTCAACAAGCTATTGCTAATACTCAGGAAATTAATCGTCTGCAAGGTCATACGCAACAAGTCAACGCTGTGAGTTTTAGTCCCGATGGGAAAATTTTAGCCTCTGCTAGTGATGATAATACAATCAAAATCTGGAATCTCAATGGTCAATTGATAGAGACTATTACTGGAAACAAACAAAGAATCACAGCTATTAATTTTAGTCCAAATGGCAAATATCTAGCGGCGGCTAGTGCTGACAATAGTATTAAAATATATAGTTTAAATAAACTCAGCTTAGATAAAACTACTCATCAGATAAACTTAATTAAAACCATCATTGGACATACAGATATTGTAACTAGCGTTGCTTTCAGTCCAGATATTCAGATAATTGTTTCATCTAGTTTAGACAAGACCATAAAATTATGGCGCATTGATGGCAGTTTAATTAATTCTGTGAATGCTCACAATGGTTGGGTCAATACTGTTGTGTTTAGTCCAAATGGTAAAATTATCGCTTCTGGTGGCGAAGATAATCTCGTAAAACTTTGGCAAACAGCAGATGGGAAATTAATCAAAACTCTGACAGCACACCAAGGTCAAATTACTCGCGTTAAATTTAGTCCAGATGGTAAAATTATCGCTTCTGCCAGTGGTGACAAAACTATTAAGCTCTGGAACATTGATGGGAAATTATTGCAAAGTATAGATGCCCATAATGGACAAGTTAACAGTATTAATTTTAATGGTAATGGTAAAATTTTAGCTTCGGCTGGTGCTGATAATACTATTAAACTCTGGCTATTAGACGGTAAGTTACTCACAACCATTAAAGGACATAATGAACAAATTAGAGATATTAGTTTTAGTCCTGATAATAAAGTGATGGCTTCTGCTAGTAGTGACAAAACTATTAGACTATGGCAAGTAAATAATTTATCAACATTACAAAACAATGTTAATACTGTGAGTTGGAGTAATAACAACCAAAACTTTTTATCTGGTAGTTGGGATGGAAGTGTAACTATCTGGCAAAAAGCAACAAATATCAGTGCATCACCATTAATTAAATTTACAGCACATCAAGATATTATTGAGGCAGTTAGTTTTAGTCCTGATCATAAAATCTTAGCCACAGCCAGCGCTGACAAGACAATTAAAATCTGGAATAGCCAAACTCAACAGCTAATGCAAACCTTAACTGGACATCAAGATAGAGTTACAAGTATCAGTTTCAGTCCAGATAATCAAATTATTGCTTCTGGAAGTGTAGATAAGACTATTAAAATATGGCGTGTAGCTGACGGTAAATTAATCCGCACTCTGACAGGACATCGTGATGAAGTGACAAGTGTGAGTTTTAGTTCTGATGGGAAATTTTTAGCCTCTGGTAGCGCTGATGATACAGTAAAAATTTGGCAAGTAGACGGCAAATTAGTGAACAATTTAACTGGACATGGTTTAGCGATCGCCTCCGTAAAATTCAGTCCAGACAGCAAAACTCTCGCTACTGCTAGTTGGGATAATACCATCAAACTCTGGCAAGTACCAGACGGGAAACTCATCAATAATCTCAACGGACATACAGACGGCGTAACTAGCCTCAGCTTTAGTCCTGATGGGCAAATTCTCGCTTCTGGTAGTGCTGACAATACCATCAAGTTGTGGAATACGCAAGACGCAACGTTACTCAAAACTTTATTGGGACATCCAGGTAAAGTTAACAGCCTGAGTTTTAGTCCCGACGGTAAAGTGTTACTCAGTGGTGGTGAAGACGCTGGGGTAAGATTGTGGAATTTAGACTTAGATAACTTGATGCAGCAAGGATGCGATCGCATCACTAACTATCTTCAGCATAATGGCAATGTGAGTGTAGGCGATCGCTCGATCTGTCAAAAGTGA
- a CDS encoding MFS transporter, which translates to MRTFIIIWSSQIVSAIGSAMTKFALTIWVWQLTGEVTTIALFSFFYQLPLIFVSLFAGVLIDRYHRKYLIILGDTSAIICTVFIGLLYATHSLQIWHLYFLVALSGCFGHIQNLAYAASIPLMVSKQHYTRASSMSSLVTHASAIISPALAGLLYPAIGLLGIIVIDIATFALAAATIIFLSIPQPPRTKTTNQDSAKIQQQLAFGFHYILSRPSLLAMTIAFSCFWFAHQIGDTIFQPMILARTGGNTEVLGVVMTAAGVGGVVGGAFLSIWGGFERRIHGMLLGFIGTGFSKIILGIGQIPLIWTGTSFCSAFNLPLLFSSSSAIWYVKVAPSIQGRVFAADHAIGMMIGTVASLIAGPLADRVFEPAMQPGGILAAMFTPVFGDGTGNGIALLYVITSICIVLVGISGYAFRRLRNVEDILPDQDTAVGEGDV; encoded by the coding sequence GTGCGTACTTTTATAATTATTTGGAGCAGTCAGATCGTTTCTGCGATCGGTAGTGCTATGACTAAGTTTGCCTTAACTATTTGGGTTTGGCAATTGACTGGAGAAGTGACAACGATCGCCTTATTCAGTTTCTTTTACCAACTCCCTCTGATTTTTGTTTCCCTATTTGCTGGAGTTTTGATAGATCGTTACCATCGCAAGTATCTCATAATTTTGGGCGATACTAGCGCCATTATTTGTACCGTTTTCATCGGCTTACTCTACGCTACTCACAGTTTACAAATTTGGCATCTTTACTTTCTTGTTGCTCTATCTGGTTGCTTTGGACATATCCAAAATCTTGCCTATGCCGCTTCTATTCCGTTAATGGTATCAAAGCAGCATTATACTCGTGCTAGTAGTATGAGTTCTTTAGTAACTCACGCCTCGGCAATCATTTCTCCAGCCTTAGCCGGTCTTCTCTATCCTGCGATCGGTTTACTCGGCATAATTGTAATTGATATTGCTACCTTTGCTTTAGCTGCTGCAACAATAATTTTCTTGTCCATACCTCAACCTCCCCGTACCAAGACAACCAACCAAGACAGCGCAAAAATTCAGCAACAATTAGCTTTTGGCTTTCATTACATCCTCTCACGACCGAGTTTACTCGCCATGACCATCGCCTTTTCGTGTTTCTGGTTTGCCCACCAAATAGGAGACACGATATTTCAACCCATGATTCTCGCACGCACAGGTGGTAATACTGAGGTTTTGGGTGTTGTCATGACTGCGGCTGGAGTCGGTGGTGTTGTTGGTGGCGCATTTTTAAGTATTTGGGGAGGATTTGAGCGTCGCATTCACGGGATGCTGCTTGGTTTTATTGGTACTGGCTTCAGCAAAATTATCCTGGGTATAGGTCAAATACCATTGATCTGGACTGGTACTAGTTTTTGTTCTGCTTTCAATCTTCCCTTGCTATTTAGTTCCAGTAGTGCCATTTGGTATGTAAAAGTAGCGCCAAGTATACAAGGACGGGTTTTTGCTGCTGATCATGCAATTGGCATGATGATTGGGACAGTTGCCAGTTTAATTGCTGGGCCTCTCGCTGACAGAGTTTTTGAACCAGCCATGCAACCAGGAGGAATTTTGGCAGCGATGTTTACGCCTGTATTTGGTGATGGTACTGGCAATGGTATAGCCCTTTTATATGTAATTACCTCAATTTGTATCGTGTTAGTTGGGATCAGTGGCTATGCCTTCCGAAGATTGCGGAATGTGGAAGATATTTTGCCAGACCAGGATACAGCCGTTGGTGAGGGAGATGTATAA
- a CDS encoding iron-siderophore ABC transporter substrate-binding protein, which yields MPVKKTLMIIFTSLKMNRKRQLFLLAIITMLMITACVSRGTQHPVSQPQYVTRQCQIVEQVMGPTQICGQPQKIVALAPNTLEILLALNVQPVGYADYIPLHQGDYDHPSRQIPYLGERITGEIVNVGIANSPSVEALLKIQPDLIIGTENNKSQYEMLSKIAPTLLFPRFKAQDNLQKIAKLLGRSEQAEKILADNQQRLTAAQKAFSPIVKTHPQVLMLVSLGQSISEQLRFPRRDSFCDSLVTSLGFKLVSPQSLVPSNKSIPPPLSIEILPKFNSADAIILLGGNFSNLQPSHHNYFASQMKKLKQQWQENAIAQSLKASQEGRVYFLPVYLCLGLPGPIGTELYLNELQNQLLSPPGK from the coding sequence ATGCCAGTGAAAAAAACATTGATGATCATATTTACCAGCTTAAAAATGAACCGGAAACGCCAACTTTTTTTGCTGGCTATCATCACCATGTTGATGATTACAGCTTGCGTCAGTCGAGGAACTCAGCATCCTGTTAGTCAACCACAGTATGTCACCAGACAATGCCAAATTGTAGAACAGGTAATGGGGCCGACTCAGATTTGTGGTCAACCTCAAAAAATTGTCGCCCTTGCTCCCAATACATTAGAAATCTTGCTGGCCCTGAATGTTCAGCCAGTGGGATATGCTGATTATATTCCCTTACATCAGGGTGATTACGATCATCCTAGTCGGCAAATTCCCTATTTGGGAGAGCGAATAACTGGTGAGATAGTAAATGTCGGGATTGCTAATAGTCCTTCCGTGGAAGCTTTACTCAAAATTCAACCAGACTTAATCATCGGTACTGAAAACAATAAAAGTCAGTATGAAATGCTCTCAAAAATTGCCCCGACCCTCTTATTTCCCAGATTTAAGGCTCAAGATAATCTGCAAAAAATCGCTAAACTGTTAGGGCGTTCTGAACAAGCAGAAAAAATATTAGCTGATAATCAACAGCGATTAACTGCTGCTCAAAAAGCATTTTCTCCTATAGTAAAGACACATCCACAAGTGTTGATGTTAGTCTCTCTTGGTCAGTCAATTTCTGAGCAATTAAGGTTTCCCCGCCGGGATAGTTTTTGTGATTCTCTAGTGACAAGTCTGGGATTTAAACTAGTATCTCCCCAAAGTTTAGTGCCATCAAATAAAAGTATTCCTCCACCACTGTCGATAGAAATTTTACCTAAATTTAATAGTGCAGATGCCATTATTTTATTAGGAGGAAACTTTAGCAACCTTCAGCCAAGTCATCACAACTACTTTGCATCGCAGATGAAAAAACTCAAACAACAGTGGCAAGAAAATGCGATCGCTCAATCTCTGAAAGCTAGCCAAGAAGGTCGAGTATATTTCCTCCCTGTCTACCTCTGTTTGGGTTTACCAGGCCCCATTGGTACAGAACTCTATCTCAATGAACTGCAAAACCAATTACTTTCCCCACCAGGAAAATGA
- a CDS encoding ATP-binding protein: MARSLRVAPEYINKVKSALQRHGYPSLQKFCEDIDPSLSTVKNFFGGKPIDYEYFLVICEKLGLDWQEITYKQPETQPPQTNRETSPFITGAPITQPRYFFGREKELKRLFNLLKRHPLQNAAIIGKKRSGKTSLLHYLKNITTTPSEQLRPNQKSDWLPHPETYKWVFVDFQDVRMHSLEGLLTHILKSLNLKVPTPCNLDYFMDIVSENLLSPTIILLDEIGVGLHNCSELNDTFCDSLRSLATNQTRGNLAFILSTLESPIDLAHHTGHNSPFFNIFGYTAFLEAFTETEARELIASSPILFPDEDVEWILTQSQYHPLLLQILCREKLFTLEEGENDHSWREEALRQIQPFSHLLHK; encoded by the coding sequence ATGGCGCGATCGCTTCGGGTAGCTCCAGAGTATATTAATAAAGTAAAGTCAGCACTTCAGCGTCATGGCTATCCTAGCCTGCAAAAGTTCTGTGAAGATATAGATCCTTCATTATCCACCGTCAAAAACTTCTTCGGTGGTAAACCTATCGATTATGAATATTTTTTAGTAATTTGTGAAAAACTAGGACTAGACTGGCAAGAAATCACCTACAAACAACCAGAAACTCAACCTCCGCAGACTAATAGGGAAACATCACCATTTATAACTGGCGCACCCATTACTCAACCACGTTACTTTTTTGGACGCGAGAAAGAATTAAAACGCCTGTTTAACCTCCTCAAACGCCATCCCCTACAAAACGCCGCCATCATTGGGAAAAAGCGCAGTGGTAAAACCTCCCTACTGCATTACTTAAAAAACATCACCACCACTCCATCAGAACAACTGCGTCCAAACCAAAAATCTGATTGGCTACCTCATCCAGAAACTTACAAATGGGTATTCGTAGACTTTCAAGATGTACGAATGCACAGCCTAGAAGGACTATTAACACACATTCTTAAATCTCTAAACCTCAAAGTCCCAACACCTTGCAATTTAGATTATTTCATGGATATAGTTAGTGAAAACTTACTTTCTCCTACCATCATATTATTAGATGAAATTGGTGTTGGTTTACATAATTGTTCAGAGTTAAATGATACCTTTTGCGACAGCTTGCGGTCTTTAGCTACTAACCAGACACGAGGAAATCTCGCCTTTATTTTATCAACTCTCGAATCACCAATTGATTTAGCCCATCATACAGGACACAATTCCCCATTTTTCAATATTTTCGGCTACACCGCATTTCTAGAAGCATTCACTGAAACAGAAGCACGAGAATTAATAGCGAGTTCGCCAATACTTTTTCCTGATGAGGATGTGGAATGGATTTTAACTCAAAGCCAATATCATCCACTGTTATTGCAAATTCTTTGTCGAGAAAAGTTGTTTACTCTAGAAGAAGGAGAAAATGATCATAGCTGGCGTGAGGAAGCTTTAAGACAGATACAGCCATTTTCTCATTTATTGCACAAATAA